From the Bacillus tuaregi genome, one window contains:
- a CDS encoding DUF6054 family protein, with product MQNPIEFKISLSPFEAANMILSAPTAKDDLVYWEHHLVGDEGKQICTFIFERYYFRTSGRATLTVILENFDGENKVRCIPSGSAESLFNVDFGASKNFIDWIRDVLKEFVLKEPHE from the coding sequence ATGCAAAACCCTATTGAATTCAAAATATCCTTATCACCGTTTGAAGCAGCAAATATGATTCTAAGTGCACCAACAGCGAAGGATGATTTAGTCTATTGGGAACATCATTTAGTTGGAGACGAAGGGAAACAAATCTGTACCTTTATCTTTGAAAGGTATTATTTCCGGACAAGCGGCAGGGCGACGCTAACGGTCATCTTAGAAAATTTCGATGGAGAAAATAAGGTAAGATGTATCCCTTCAGGAAGTGCTGAGAGCCTCTTCAATGTCGATTTTGGAGCAAGCAAGAATTTTATTGATTGGATACGGGATGTACTAAAAGAATTCGTTTTGAAAGAACCTCATGAATAA
- a CDS encoding NADPH-dependent oxidoreductase: MNEVIQSLLSHRSVRSYENKPVDEKELDQIIQAVQTAPNWINGQQFSIIAVKDTERKKKLAELCGGQKHIAEAPVFLIFCADFYRTYLASQMEDKSMEAIFDIDTLIVGATDVGIALGTAVAAAESLGLGTVPIGGIRRNGLEVIKELNLPPYVIPVSGLCIGHPAQVPDQKPRLPKEAVYHTETYQQELMPLLEQYNDTYKKYLEEREQNNRSSTWTESVANFFSKSYYHGIAEMLKQQKFPGGEK; the protein is encoded by the coding sequence TTGAACGAGGTTATTCAATCATTGCTTTCACACCGTTCCGTAAGGTCCTATGAGAACAAACCAGTCGATGAGAAAGAGTTGGATCAAATCATTCAGGCCGTACAGACGGCACCGAATTGGATTAATGGACAACAGTTTTCTATCATTGCGGTGAAGGATACTGAACGTAAGAAAAAATTAGCAGAGCTTTGTGGAGGACAGAAGCATATTGCTGAAGCACCCGTATTTCTTATCTTTTGCGCTGACTTTTATCGAACCTATCTCGCCAGTCAAATGGAAGACAAATCAATGGAGGCTATTTTCGATATAGATACACTCATTGTCGGGGCCACAGACGTAGGCATTGCCCTCGGGACGGCTGTTGCAGCGGCTGAATCATTGGGGCTTGGGACGGTTCCGATTGGTGGAATTCGAAGAAATGGACTTGAAGTGATTAAGGAGCTTAATCTACCACCATATGTGATTCCTGTTTCAGGTTTATGTATTGGACATCCTGCACAGGTACCTGATCAAAAGCCTCGTCTTCCAAAGGAAGCCGTTTACCATACAGAAACCTATCAGCAGGAGCTGATGCCACTTTTGGAACAATATAATGATACCTATAAAAAATATTTAGAAGAACGAGAGCAAAACAACCGCTCCAGCACATGGACAGAATCAGTGGCTAACTTTTTCAGCAAGTCCTACTATCACGGAATAGCTGAGATGTTAAAGCAACAAAAATTTCCCGGCGGAGAGAAATAA